The following proteins come from a genomic window of Streptococcus oralis:
- a CDS encoding ATP-binding cassette domain-containing protein, which yields MAMIEVEHLQKNFVKTVKEPGLKGALRSFIHPERQAFEAVKDLTFEVPKGQILGFIGANGAGKSTTIKMLTGILKPTSGYCRINGKIPQDNRQDYVKDIGVVFGQRTQLWWDLALQETYTVLKEIYDVPDSLFHKRMDFLNEVLDLKEFIKDPVRTLSLGQRMRADIAASLLHNPKVLFLDEPTIGLDVSVKDNIRRAITQINQEEETTILLTTHDLSDIEQLCDRIFMIDKGQEIFDGTVNQLKETFGKMKTLSFELLSGQSHLVSHYAGLPDMTIDRQGNSLNIEFDSSRYQSAEIIKQTLSDFEIRDLKMLDTDIEDIIRRFYRKEL from the coding sequence ATGGCAATGATAGAAGTGGAACATCTTCAGAAAAATTTTGTGAAGACAGTAAAGGAACCGGGGTTGAAGGGGGCTTTACGCTCCTTTATTCATCCTGAAAGGCAGGCCTTTGAAGCGGTCAAGGATTTGACCTTTGAGGTGCCCAAGGGGCAGATTCTAGGCTTTATCGGGGCCAATGGTGCTGGGAAGTCGACAACCATCAAAATGCTGACAGGGATTTTAAAGCCGACATCGGGCTATTGTCGAATCAATGGCAAGATTCCCCAGGATAATCGTCAGGATTATGTCAAGGATATTGGGGTAGTCTTTGGACAACGAACCCAGCTATGGTGGGATTTGGCTCTGCAAGAGACCTACACGGTCTTGAAAGAGATTTACGATGTGCCGGACTCGCTCTTTCATAAGCGCATGGACTTTTTAAATGAAGTCTTGGATTTGAAGGAATTTATCAAGGATCCCGTGCGGACTCTTTCACTGGGTCAACGGATGCGGGCGGATATTGCGGCTTCCTTGCTCCACAATCCTAAAGTTCTCTTTTTAGATGAACCGACCATTGGGTTGGATGTTTCCGTCAAGGATAACATTCGTCGCGCCATTACTCAGATCAATCAGGAAGAAGAAACAACCATCCTCTTGACCACTCATGACTTGAGTGATATTGAGCAACTCTGTGATCGGATTTTTATGATTGACAAGGGGCAGGAGATTTTTGATGGAACGGTGAACCAACTCAAGGAAACCTTTGGCAAGATGAAGACTCTTTCCTTTGAACTGCTATCAGGGCAAAGTCATCTTGTCTCTCACTATGCAGGATTGCCTGATATGACCATTGATAGACAAGGAAACAGTCTCAATATTGAATTCGATAGTTCCCGCTACCAGTCGGCTGAGATTATCAAGCAAACCCTGTCTGATTTTGAAATTCGCGATTTGAAGATGCTGGATACGGATATTGAGGATATTATCCGTCGCTTCTATCGAAAGGAGCTCTAA
- the mcrC gene encoding 5-methylcytosine-specific restriction endonuclease system specificity protein McrC, translating to MIPIKNVYYMLTYAFKVLRGQGYQKLATEEFCHTADLMSAILAKGIAIQLKRGLGKEYLSKMEELSTLRGKIELTESIKSQSTLGKKIFCTYEEFSVNNRMNRIIKSTVNLLLKADISKDRKKELRKLMVYFRDVEPIDLETVNWNLQYNKNNQSYRMMIAICYLVVKGLLQTTSDGNMKMMSFLDERRMNRLYEKFILEYYKKHYPELNANAAQIPWALDDGSGEMLPVMQSDIQLQKESAILIIDAKYYKSTTQMNFRKYSLHSNNLYQIFTYVKNREYQSQKNGSKVSGMLLYAKTDEVLQPDNVYQMHGNQISVRTLDLNLPFKEIGDQLDTIVVSHFGNVKKFR from the coding sequence GTGATACCGATAAAGAATGTTTATTACATGCTGACTTATGCTTTTAAGGTTCTTAGGGGACAGGGGTATCAGAAACTTGCCACAGAGGAATTCTGTCATACGGCTGATTTGATGAGTGCTATCTTGGCTAAAGGAATTGCTATACAGCTTAAGAGGGGCTTGGGAAAGGAATACCTTTCCAAAATGGAAGAACTCTCTACACTAAGGGGGAAAATTGAGCTTACAGAGTCAATCAAAAGTCAAAGTACCCTTGGGAAGAAAATATTTTGTACTTATGAAGAGTTTTCAGTAAATAATAGGATGAACCGTATTATAAAATCAACGGTCAATCTTCTGTTGAAAGCAGATATTTCCAAGGATAGGAAGAAAGAATTGCGGAAATTGATGGTTTATTTCCGTGATGTTGAACCGATTGATTTGGAAACTGTTAACTGGAATCTGCAATACAACAAAAATAATCAATCTTATAGAATGATGATTGCCATTTGCTATTTAGTGGTAAAAGGTTTATTGCAAACAACATCAGATGGTAACATGAAGATGATGAGTTTCTTAGATGAGCGACGAATGAACCGATTGTACGAAAAATTTATCCTTGAGTATTATAAAAAACATTACCCAGAATTGAATGCGAATGCAGCACAGATACCGTGGGCGCTAGACGATGGTAGCGGTGAGATGCTTCCGGTCATGCAAAGTGATATTCAGCTTCAAAAAGAGAGTGCTATCTTGATTATTGATGCGAAATATTATAAAAGTACAACACAGATGAATTTTAGAAAGTATTCTCTTCACTCAAATAATCTGTATCAGATTTTTACCTATGTCAAAAATAGAGAATATCAAAGTCAAAAAAATGGTAGCAAAGTATCGGGCATGTTGCTGTACGCAAAGACAGATGAAGTGCTTCAACCAGACAATGTTTATCAAATGCACGGCAACCAAATCAGTGTTCGGACTTTGGACTTAAATCTTCCCTTTAAAGAAATAGGGGATCAATTGGATACCATTGTTGTATCACATTTTGGAAATGTAAAAAAGTTCCGATGA
- a CDS encoding AAA family ATPase: MEQAGQFDWVDFYKEFAFKLVSYKEKRAELIQKVKAIYQMTGISMPTLDKDNNIMDIDPFTIFGLFNKGLKNENRIKILTAIAELFELSHDIPTSFDSIPVLNKQNAIYYLFYTDRGDSDIDDLWELFVATLAYSENSTSENKDYFSRYFDKVINRKNNGNAKVTMGLYWIASNSFLNIDRPNKEYIYESGKLPLELVHKLPRIHSKISASDYFSIVESLKNYLDSPQSELKNFNELSFAAWKSKQVKKEKQAKKEVSESSAPTYNLASEDTKESEKVDTSYTREDFLKEVFVSADDYDRLATILRLKKNIILEGAPGVGKTFTADRLAYSLMGEKAIDRVKMVQFHQSYSYEDFIMGFRPSASGFELRKGPFYQFCKQAEGDESNDYFFIIDEINRGNLSKIFGELFMLIEMDKRGRDLQLLYSDEQFSIPENLYIIGMMNTADRSLAMLDFALRRRFAFLELKPGFDSDGFKDYQSNLQNDQFDTLLNTVKNLNEIIASDESLGEGFCIGHSYFCNLTPNSIDQQVLSSIVEYELIPLLKEYWFDEPSLVREWSSNLRSAIK; encoded by the coding sequence ATGGAACAAGCAGGACAATTTGATTGGGTAGATTTTTATAAGGAATTTGCGTTTAAACTTGTGAGCTATAAAGAGAAAAGGGCAGAGCTTATCCAAAAGGTTAAGGCAATTTATCAAATGACGGGTATTTCAATGCCAACCTTGGACAAGGACAATAATATCATGGATATTGACCCTTTTACAATTTTTGGTCTATTCAATAAAGGGCTGAAAAATGAAAATCGGATTAAAATTTTGACTGCTATTGCAGAATTATTCGAATTATCCCATGACATTCCGACTTCATTCGACAGTATTCCCGTTCTCAATAAACAGAATGCGATCTACTACCTTTTTTATACAGATAGAGGGGATAGTGATATTGATGATTTGTGGGAGCTTTTTGTAGCTACATTGGCCTATTCTGAAAATTCAACATCTGAAAATAAGGATTATTTCTCACGTTATTTTGATAAAGTCATCAATAGAAAAAACAATGGCAATGCTAAAGTTACGATGGGCTTATATTGGATTGCCTCCAATTCGTTTTTAAATATAGATAGACCAAACAAGGAGTATATTTACGAATCCGGGAAATTACCTCTGGAATTAGTCCATAAACTCCCAAGAATCCATTCGAAAATTTCTGCATCAGACTATTTTTCTATTGTTGAATCACTTAAAAACTATTTAGATAGTCCACAGTCTGAATTGAAAAACTTCAATGAATTGTCTTTTGCAGCGTGGAAGTCTAAACAAGTGAAAAAAGAAAAACAAGCAAAAAAGGAAGTTAGTGAGAGTTCAGCACCTACATACAATCTAGCATCGGAAGACACTAAAGAATCAGAAAAAGTGGATACTAGCTATACTAGGGAAGATTTTCTAAAAGAAGTTTTTGTGTCAGCAGATGATTATGATAGATTGGCAACGATTCTTCGTCTTAAGAAGAACATCATATTGGAGGGGGCTCCGGGTGTTGGAAAAACATTTACTGCTGATCGATTAGCCTACTCACTGATGGGTGAAAAAGCGATCGATAGGGTAAAGATGGTTCAGTTTCACCAAAGTTACTCTTACGAAGACTTTATTATGGGATTTAGACCTTCTGCCAGTGGTTTTGAACTAAGAAAAGGTCCCTTCTATCAATTTTGTAAACAAGCCGAGGGCGATGAAAGCAATGATTATTTCTTTATCATTGACGAAATTAATCGAGGAAATTTGAGCAAAATATTTGGTGAATTGTTCATGCTTATCGAAATGGATAAGCGAGGAAGAGATCTACAGCTTCTTTATTCGGATGAACAGTTTTCAATTCCGGAGAACTTATACATTATTGGTATGATGAATACTGCCGATCGTAGCTTAGCCATGCTAGATTTTGCCTTGAGACGAAGATTTGCATTTCTTGAGCTGAAACCAGGATTTGATTCGGATGGTTTTAAAGACTATCAATCAAACTTGCAGAATGATCAATTTGATACATTACTAAATACTGTGAAGAATCTAAATGAAATCATCGCTTCTGATGAAAGTTTAGGAGAGGGTTTTTGCATAGGCCATAGTTATTTTTGTAATCTAACACCGAATAGTATCGACCAACAAGTTCTTTCGAGTATTGTAGAGTATGAGCTGATACCTCTTTTAAAGGAGTATTGGTTTGATGAGCCCAGCTTAGTTAGAGAATGGAGTAGCAATCTAAGGAGTGCGATTAAGTGA
- a CDS encoding class II fructose-bisphosphate aldolase translates to MAIVSAEKFVQAARDNGYAVGGFNTNNLEWTQAILRAAEAKKAPVLIQTSMGAAKYMGGYKVARNLIANLVESMGITVPVAIHLDHGHYEDALECIQVGYTSVMFDGSHLPVEENLEKARKVVEFAHANGVSVEAEVGTIGGEEDGIIGDGELAPIEDAKAMVATGIDFLAAGIGNIHGPYPANWKGLHLDHLQKLTEAVPGFPIVLHGGSGIPDDQIQAAIKLGVAKVNVNTECQIAFANATRKFARDYEANEAEYDKKKLFDPRKFLADGVKAIQASVEERIDVFGSEGKA, encoded by the coding sequence ATGGCAATCGTTTCAGCAGAAAAATTTGTCCAAGCAGCTCGTGACAACGGTTATGCAGTTGGTGGATTTAACACAAACAACCTTGAGTGGACTCAAGCTATCTTGCGTGCAGCAGAAGCTAAAAAAGCTCCAGTTTTGATCCAAACTTCAATGGGTGCTGCTAAATACATGGGTGGTTACAAAGTTGCTCGCAACTTGATCGCTAACCTCGTTGAATCAATGGGTATCACTGTACCAGTAGCTATCCACCTTGACCACGGTCACTACGAAGATGCACTTGAGTGTATTCAAGTTGGTTATACTTCAGTTATGTTTGACGGTTCACACCTTCCAGTTGAAGAAAACCTTGAAAAAGCTCGTAAAGTTGTAGAATTTGCTCACGCAAATGGTGTATCAGTAGAAGCTGAAGTTGGAACTATCGGTGGTGAAGAAGACGGAATCATCGGTGATGGTGAATTGGCTCCAATCGAAGATGCTAAAGCAATGGTTGCAACTGGTATCGACTTCTTGGCAGCTGGTATCGGTAACATCCACGGTCCATACCCTGCAAACTGGAAAGGTCTTCACCTTGACCACTTGCAAAAATTGACTGAAGCTGTACCAGGATTCCCAATCGTATTGCACGGTGGTTCAGGTATCCCTGATGACCAAATCCAAGCAGCTATCAAACTTGGTGTTGCAAAAGTTAACGTTAACACTGAATGCCAAATCGCATTCGCTAACGCAACTCGTAAATTTGCTCGTGACTACGAAGCTAACGAAGCAGAATACGACAAGAAAAAACTCTTCGACCCACGTAAATTCTTGGCTGACGGTGTAAAAGCTATCCAAGCATCAGTTGAAGAACGTATCGACGTATTCGGTTCAGAAGGTAAAGCTTAA
- the vncS gene encoding sensor histidine kinase VncS has translation MKRTGLFTKIFIYTFSIFSVLVVCLHLAIYFLFPSTYLSHRQETIGQKATAISQSLEGKDKQSIEQVLDLYSQTSDIKGSVKGEMTEDKLEVKDNFPLDTARQTTSLFIEEREVKTQDGSTMTLQFLASMDLQKEAEQISLQFLPYTLLASFLISLLVAYIYARTIVAPILEIKRVTRRMMDLDAQVRLRVDSKDEIGDLKEQINSLYQHLLTVIADLHDKNEAILQLEKMKVEFLRGASHELKTPLASLKILIENMKENIGRYKDRDHYLGVALGIVDDLSHHVLQILSLSSVQEIREEKEEVDLLQMTQSLVKDYALLAKERELHVDISLTHQQSYINPSVMKLILSNLISNAIKHSTPGGLVRIGEREGELFIENSCSPEEQEKLVQSFSENASRKAKGSGMGLFVVKSLLEHEKLPYHFEMQGDRLTFFIRYPKVTQS, from the coding sequence ATGAAACGAACAGGTTTATTTACAAAGATATTTATCTATACTTTCTCGATTTTTAGTGTTCTGGTCGTCTGTCTTCATTTAGCCATTTATTTTCTCTTTCCCTCAACTTATCTGAGTCATCGTCAGGAAACCATTGGTCAGAAAGCGACAGCCATTTCCCAGTCCCTAGAAGGAAAGGATAAGCAAAGTATCGAGCAAGTGTTAGACTTGTATTCCCAGACCAGTGATATCAAAGGGTCTGTTAAGGGTGAGATGACTGAGGACAAGTTAGAGGTTAAGGATAATTTTCCACTAGATACAGCTCGCCAGACAACTTCACTCTTCATTGAAGAACGCGAGGTGAAAACGCAAGACGGTAGCACTATGACTCTCCAGTTTCTAGCTTCTATGGATTTGCAAAAGGAAGCAGAGCAGATTAGTCTTCAGTTTCTCCCCTATACCTTACTGGCATCCTTTCTGATTTCCCTCTTGGTTGCTTACATCTATGCTCGGACCATTGTTGCCCCGATTTTGGAAATCAAGCGGGTGACCCGTCGGATGATGGATTTGGATGCCCAAGTGCGATTGCGCGTGGATTCTAAGGATGAAATTGGTGATCTCAAGGAACAAATCAATAGCCTCTACCAGCACCTTTTGACAGTTATTGCGGACTTGCATGACAAGAATGAAGCTATTCTCCAGCTTGAAAAGATGAAGGTCGAATTCCTACGAGGGGCCTCTCATGAATTGAAAACACCTCTGGCTAGTTTGAAGATCCTAATCGAAAATATGAAAGAAAATATCGGTCGTTACAAGGATAGAGACCACTATCTGGGAGTAGCCTTGGGGATTGTGGACGACCTCAGTCACCACGTTCTCCAGATACTTTCTCTCTCTTCTGTGCAGGAAATTCGAGAGGAGAAAGAAGAGGTTGATCTCCTTCAGATGACGCAAAGCCTGGTTAAGGATTATGCCTTGCTAGCCAAGGAGAGAGAACTTCATGTAGACATTAGCCTAACCCATCAGCAGTCTTACATAAACCCATCTGTCATGAAACTAATCCTATCGAATCTCATCAGCAATGCTATCAAGCACTCCACTCCAGGTGGCTTGGTTCGCATAGGGGAGAGAGAAGGGGAACTCTTTATTGAGAATAGCTGTAGTCCTGAAGAACAAGAAAAGCTGGTCCAGTCTTTTTCTGAAAATGCTAGTCGCAAGGCCAAGGGTTCAGGGATGGGACTCTTTGTGGTCAAAAGTTTATTAGAACATGAGAAATTACCTTATCATTTTGAGATGCAGGGCGATCGCTTGACCTTCTTTATACGTTATCCCAAAGTCACTCAGAGCTAA
- the vncR gene encoding response regulator transcription factor VncR has protein sequence MKILIVEDEEMIREGISDYLTDCGYETIEAADGQEALEQFSSYEVALVLLDIQMPKLNGLEVLAEIRKTSQVPVLMLTAFQDEEYKMSAFASLADGYLEKPFSLSLLKVRVDAIFKRYYDTGRVFSYKDAKVDFESYSATLSGEEVAINAKELEILDYLVKNEGRALTRSQIIDAVWKVTDEVPFDRVIDVYIKELRKKLDLDCILTVRNVGYKLERK, from the coding sequence ATGAAAATTTTAATTGTAGAAGATGAGGAGATGATCCGTGAGGGGATCAGTGACTATTTGACGGATTGTGGTTATGAAACCATTGAGGCTGCAGACGGTCAGGAAGCATTGGAGCAATTTTCCAGCTATGAAGTTGCTCTAGTGTTGCTAGATATCCAGATGCCAAAGCTTAATGGCCTAGAAGTCCTAGCTGAGATTCGTAAGACTAGTCAGGTTCCTGTCCTGATGTTAACCGCCTTTCAGGATGAAGAATACAAAATGAGTGCTTTTGCCTCTCTGGCAGACGGCTATCTGGAAAAACCCTTCTCCCTGTCTCTCTTAAAGGTAAGGGTGGACGCGATTTTCAAGCGCTACTACGATACGGGACGAGTCTTCTCCTATAAGGATGCCAAGGTGGACTTTGAGAGCTATAGTGCAACCCTATCAGGAGAAGAAGTGGCTATCAATGCTAAAGAGTTGGAAATTTTGGACTATCTTGTAAAAAATGAAGGACGGGCCTTGACTCGTTCTCAGATAATCGATGCCGTCTGGAAGGTGACAGATGAGGTTCCCTTTGACCGTGTCATTGATGTTTATATCAAGGAACTGCGGAAAAAGTTAGACTTGGATTGTATCCTCACTGTGCGCAATGTTGGTTATAAATTGGAGAGAAAATGA
- the vex3 gene encoding ABC transporter permease subunit Vex3, protein MLHNAFAYVTRKFFKSIVIFLIILLMASLSLVGLSIKGATAKASQETFKNITNSFSMQINRRVNQGTPRGSGNIKGEDIKKITENKAIESYVKRINAIGDLTGYELIETPETKKNLTADRAKRFGSSLMITGVNDSSKEDKFVSGSYKLVEGEHLTNDDKDKILMHKDLAAKHGWKVGDKVKLDSNVYDADNEKGAKETVEVTIKGLFDGHNKSAVTYSQELYENTAITDIHTAAKLYGYTEDTAIYGDATFFVTADKNLDDVMKELNGISGINWKSYTLVKSSSNYPALEQSISGMYKMANLLFWGSLSFSVLLLALLLSLWINARRKEVGILLSIGLKQASILGQFITESILIAIPALVSAYFLANYTARAIGNTVLANVTSGVAKQASKAAQASNLGGGAEVDGFSKTLSSLDISIQTSDFIIVFVLALVLVVLVMALASSNLLRKQPKELLLDSE, encoded by the coding sequence ATGTTACACAACGCATTTGCCTATGTTACAAGGAAGTTTTTCAAATCGATTGTTATCTTCCTGATTATTCTCCTCATGGCGAGCTTGAGTTTGGTCGGCTTGTCGATCAAGGGAGCTACTGCCAAGGCTTCTCAGGAGACATTTAAAAATATCACCAATAGCTTCTCCATGCAAATCAATCGTCGCGTCAATCAAGGAACGCCACGTGGTTCTGGGAATATCAAGGGTGAGGATATCAAAAAAATCACCGAAAATAAGGCCATCGAATCTTATGTTAAACGCATCAACGCCATCGGAGATTTGACTGGATATGAACTCATCGAAACGCCAGAAACCAAGAAAAATCTCACTGCTGACCGTGCCAAACGGTTTGGAAGCAGCTTGATGATTACAGGTGTCAATGACTCCTCTAAAGAAGATAAGTTTGTCTCTGGCTCATATAAGCTGGTTGAAGGTGAGCACCTAACCAACGACGACAAAGACAAGATTCTCATGCACAAGGACTTGGCAGCCAAACACGGCTGGAAAGTTGGAGATAAGGTCAAATTGGACTCTAATGTCTATGATGCAGACAATGAAAAAGGAGCCAAGGAAACAGTCGAAGTGACAATCAAGGGGCTCTTTGATGGTCACAATAAGTCAGCAGTAACCTACTCACAAGAACTCTATGAAAATACAGCTATCACAGACATTCACACTGCTGCAAAACTTTATGGATACACAGAAGACACAGCTATTTATGGGGACGCAACCTTCTTTGTAACAGCGGACAAGAACTTGGATGATGTTATGAAAGAGTTGAATGGTATCAGCGGTATCAACTGGAAGAGCTACACACTTGTGAAGAGCTCCTCTAACTACCCAGCTCTTGAGCAATCCATCTCTGGAATGTACAAGATGGCCAACCTCCTCTTCTGGGGTAGCTTGAGCTTCTCAGTCCTTCTCCTTGCACTCTTGCTTAGTCTTTGGATCAACGCTCGTCGCAAGGAAGTGGGAATCCTCCTCTCTATCGGTCTCAAGCAGGCAAGTATCTTGGGGCAATTCATCACCGAATCGATCTTGATTGCCATTCCTGCTCTCGTTTCTGCTTACTTCCTAGCCAACTACACAGCTCGTGCCATCGGAAATACTGTTCTTGCCAATGTCACTTCAGGTGTTGCCAAGCAAGCCAGCAAGGCTGCTCAAGCTTCTAACCTTGGTGGTGGTGCAGAAGTAGATGGCTTTAGCAAGACCTTGTCGAGCCTAGACATTTCCATTCAGACATCAGACTTTATCATTGTCTTTGTCCTTGCTTTGGTTCTAGTGGTTCTCGTTATGGCGCTTGCCTCAAGCAATCTCCTCAGAAAACAACCAAAAGAGCTCTTGCTCGATAGCGAATAA
- the vex2 gene encoding ABC transporter ATP-binding subunit Vex2, which yields MTLLQLQDVTYRYKNTAEAVLYQINYNFEPGKFYSIIGESGAGKSTLLSLLAGLDSPVEGSILFEGNDIREKGYSYHRMHHISLVFQNYNLIDYLSPLENIRLVNKKASKDTLLELGLDESQIKRNVLQLSGGQQQRVAIARSLVSEAPVILADEPTGNLDPKTAGDIIELLKSLAEKTGKCVIVVTHSKEVAQASDITLELKDKKLTETRNTTK from the coding sequence ATGACTTTATTACAATTGCAAGATGTTACCTACCGTTATAAGAACACTGCCGAAGCAGTTTTATATCAGATCAATTATAATTTTGAACCCGGGAAATTTTATAGTATCATTGGTGAGTCAGGAGCAGGAAAATCCACTCTCTTGTCCCTGCTTGCTGGTCTAGATAGTCCTGTCGAAGGATCAATCCTCTTTGAAGGAAATGATATTCGCGAAAAAGGCTATTCTTACCATCGCATGCACCATATTTCTCTGGTCTTTCAAAATTATAATTTGATTGATTACCTTTCTCCACTGGAAAATATCCGCTTGGTCAACAAAAAGGCAAGCAAGGATACACTTCTTGAGCTTGGTTTGGATGAAAGTCAGATCAAGCGGAATGTTCTCCAGTTATCAGGTGGTCAACAACAACGTGTTGCCATCGCTCGCAGTTTGGTATCAGAAGCTCCAGTTATTCTAGCTGATGAGCCAACAGGAAATCTGGACCCTAAAACTGCTGGAGATATTATCGAACTGCTCAAATCACTTGCCGAGAAAACAGGTAAATGTGTCATCGTTGTTACGCACAGTAAAGAAGTGGCACAAGCGTCAGATATTACACTTGAATTGAAGGACAAGAAACTGACTGAAACTCGCAATACTACAAAATAA
- a CDS encoding ABC transporter permease, with protein MNPIQRAWAYVSRKRLRSFILFLILLVLLAGISACLTLMKSNKTVETNLYKSLNTSFSIKKIENGQTFKLSDLSSVSKIKGLENVSPELETVAKLKDKEAVSGEQSVERDDLSAADKNLVSLTALEDSSKDVTFTSSAFNLKEGRHLQKGDSKKILIHEELAKKNGLSLHDKIRLDAGQSESGKGQTVEFEIVGIFSGKKQEKFTGLSSDFSENQVFTDYESSQTLLGNSEPQVSAARFYVENPKEMDGLMKQVENLALENQGYQVEKENKAFEQIKDSVATFQTFLTIFLYGMLIAGAGALILVLSLWLRERVYEVGILLALGKGKSSIFLQFCLEVVLVSFGALLPSFVAGNAITSYLLQTVLASGDQATLQDTLAKASGLSTSLLSFAESYVFLLLISCLSVALCFLFLFRKSPKEILSSIS; from the coding sequence ATGAATCCAATCCAAAGAGCTTGGGCTTATGTCAGCAGAAAACGACTGAGAAGTTTTATTTTATTTCTGATTTTATTGGTCCTTTTGGCCGGAATTTCAGCCTGTTTGACTCTGATGAAGTCCAACAAAACCGTAGAAACGAATCTTTACAAATCACTCAATACATCTTTTTCTATCAAAAAGATAGAGAATGGTCAGACTTTCAAGTTGTCAGACCTATCATCCGTGAGCAAGATTAAGGGACTGGAAAATGTCTCTCCTGAACTTGAGACGGTCGCAAAACTGAAAGACAAGGAAGCAGTGAGTGGTGAGCAGAGCGTAGAACGTGATGATTTGTCAGCTGCGGACAAGAACTTGGTTAGCTTAACGGCTCTTGAGGATTCATCCAAGGATGTTACCTTTACCAGTTCAGCTTTCAATCTAAAAGAAGGGCGTCACCTTCAAAAAGGGGACTCTAAGAAAATCCTGATCCACGAAGAGTTGGCCAAGAAGAACGGTCTTTCACTTCATGACAAGATTCGCTTGGATGCTGGACAGTCAGAATCTGGAAAAGGACAGACAGTTGAGTTTGAAATTGTCGGCATCTTTTCTGGTAAAAAACAAGAGAAATTTACAGGCTTGTCTTCTGACTTCAGTGAAAACCAAGTCTTTACAGACTATGAAAGTAGCCAAACCCTTTTGGGAAATAGTGAACCTCAAGTCAGTGCAGCGCGCTTCTATGTAGAAAATCCTAAGGAAATGGACGGTCTCATGAAGCAGGTGGAAAACTTGGCCTTGGAAAATCAAGGCTATCAAGTCGAAAAGGAAAACAAGGCCTTTGAACAGATCAAAGACTCAGTTGCAACCTTCCAAACCTTCCTAACCATCTTCCTTTATGGGATGTTGATAGCTGGAGCTGGAGCCTTAATTTTGGTCTTGTCTCTCTGGTTGAGAGAAAGGGTCTACGAAGTAGGGATTTTACTGGCACTTGGAAAAGGCAAGAGCTCAATCTTCCTACAGTTCTGTTTAGAGGTGGTGTTGGTATCTTTTGGAGCTTTGCTTCCATCATTTGTTGCGGGAAATGCCATCACATCCTATCTACTCCAAACTGTACTAGCCAGTGGAGATCAGGCAACCTTACAGGACACGCTGGCCAAAGCAAGCGGTCTATCAACTAGTCTCCTATCCTTTGCAGAATCCTATGTTTTTCTGCTACTGATTAGTTGCTTGTCTGTAGCCCTTTGTTTCCTATTCTTATTTAGAAAATCACCGAAAGAAATTTTATCATCTATTAGTTAA
- a CDS encoding cysteine hydrolase family protein: MAKALISIDYTEDFVADQGKLTAGAPAQAISEVINRVTRLAFERGDYIFFTIDAHEEKDTFHPESKLFPPHNIIGTSGRNLYGPLADFYAEHEGDSRVFWMDKRHYSAFSGTDLDIRLRERRVDTVILTGVLTDICVLHTAIDAYNLGYQIEIVKPAVASIWPENHQFALGHFKNTLGAKLLDENLDEIKE; encoded by the coding sequence ATGGCAAAGGCTTTAATCTCAATTGACTATACAGAGGATTTCGTAGCAGATCAGGGGAAATTGACTGCAGGGGCACCTGCTCAAGCCATATCAGAGGTAATCAATCGAGTGACCAGATTGGCTTTTGAACGTGGGGACTATATCTTTTTCACCATTGATGCTCATGAAGAGAAGGATACATTCCACCCAGAAAGCAAGCTCTTTCCACCGCATAACATCATCGGAACTAGTGGTCGTAATCTCTATGGTCCCCTAGCTGACTTTTATGCTGAACATGAGGGGGATAGCCGTGTCTTTTGGATGGACAAGCGTCACTATTCAGCATTTTCAGGAACGGACCTAGATATCCGTTTGCGAGAACGTCGGGTTGATACAGTCATCCTAACTGGAGTCCTGACTGATATTTGTGTTCTTCATACGGCTATTGATGCTTATAATCTAGGTTATCAAATCGAGATTGTCAAGCCTGCGGTTGCCTCTATCTGGCCAGAAAATCATCAGTTTGCTCTTGGACATTTTAAGAACACTTTGGGAGCCAAATTGTTGGATGAAAATCTTGATGAAATTAAAGAATGA